The genomic window TGGGAAAGCACGGACGCAAGGGACGGTTGATGCAAATCACCCAAAGCAACGTTCCCCGCACGCTAAAGGGGATATCAACGTAAGGTAAGGCTTGAAGGTAGTGTAGTGGTATCGGGGGTGGTGGTGTGGGTTGATGCAGTGGAAAATGGGCAAGTGGCGACCCGAGCATCGTGGAACCACTTTGGGTAAATGCATGCATCGTAGATGGCAATAGGTAAGGGACGGCAACTCagactaggtctagttctagaagagACCCCGGCACTCACCAATCACGCCTAACAGCGGCATTTTCAACTGTGCATCCGTTCGCACCTGCTCCCCTCTCCTTCAAAGCCGCGACGGCCTGCTTCTGTAACGAGGTTAGGAGCTTCTCTGCCGAAGACGCGGGAGGCAGAGCGGACCCGGACACCGCGGTTGCAAGGCAGGCAAATCCCGCTAGGACGCTGGGGATGTCGACGTGCATTGTTTCTGCTTGTTTTAGGGCTGTCTTGTGAGGTGAGGGGGGAGAAGCTGATGGATGTTTGCTCGGACCCTTTCTACGGTGCAGTagaaaaagcaagtagctcaaAAGGAACGAACGAATGGCAAGCAGCAAACAGGCCACAGCAGGCAAGACAGGAAGCAGAAGCaatgaggaagaagaaaagaatgtTTGGAAACAGGGGGATTCTGTGCGTTGTAAAAGGACGAATAAATAAAGATGCAAACGGACTTTTGTCGCGTAACTTGCCCTGCATCTACTCCCCTTGTTTCCCCCTCTTGTTCCTTGCCCTTCTAGCCTAGGCACGTCGTATCAACCGGCCCCCAACGTCGTTTGTTTCTCTATCTAGCCGCTCGGCAATGTCAGTTTGTCAATAGTGCCTatcaaaaaaaagggggcaatACAATAAAATAGTATAGAGGTGAGGGTATGTGGTAGTCGGTAGATTGGCGGctccaccaaaaaaaaaaaaaggtcaaaCGTCATTAAACCACATTCTTAGCACAACGTCGAATGACATTTGGCAGTTGAGGGGTTTCCCGAGCAGCTGAGAGTGGGTTGCGGGAGGGAACGACAAGAACGGGGGCAAGGCGTGGTTTTACGACATAGTTCCCGGTTGCGTACATAATCTAGTCTAGATGCAGTAAAGCCGTTGGAGTATGAGGGTGTGAAGATGGTCGATACCCGTGGCGATACGGTCAATTACTCCGTCAAAACACCACCCACCTACCAAAGCTACATACACGTGCTGTGAGGGCGACGACGAGAACATCATGTCTGGTTACGTATGATGAGCCAATTTGTTTAATGCGCTTTGACATGCCAATGCTGCTAGCCTTTTGTTGTTGGTGTGCAATGTGCATGGCTGCAGGGTGAAGGTGGTTCTTGGTACTGCCAGGGCTTTTTCTTGACCCGACCAAACTTTGGTGTTTGACATGATCGCATCGAAGATTGATGTCTCTCttttgcttgttttttttttctctctgtcTCTTTCAGCGCAGGGTTGGGTGAGAAATTTTGGGCCATCTCGTTAAAGAAGGTGGTTTTGATGTGTTCATGTGCCAAGTCTCTTGGTGCTGTAGGGGAAACCCACAAACACGGCTCCTCCTCCGCGCTACTGATGTTTTTGTTACGTGGTACGCATCGAATGGAATTGACAAAAGATCGCagccaagaaaagaagagcTTCTTGTTCCCACAATTTGACAGGTGTCCTACCACAAAAATGTTAATCTTtacaagcaaaaaaaacccagCACCAGTGGAGGCTAGATCTGGTCTGGAACTAGATAGATTCCCCCCAAGACAATTCTCTCCCAGTCAAGTTCGTCGGCCGTTGCCTATCAAACCCCCAACACCAGCCGGCTTCCCATTGCGTAAATCCTCCGCAAACCCGCCAAGCTCCTCCGGGATTTGAATCCGCCGTTGCCGCCTCATTGGCCCATTGCTCACTTGGTCCAGGGCTTCCTTTGCagaaagcccttttcaaccGCCCTTGCCGCCTCTGGATAATACCCCGACCGGTGTCTAATCCGGCAAACTCTCCACCCACACCCTTTGAGAAATATGGCATGGCTtgcatgggtttttgaaGGTATGCGATATTACATGTTTAGCCAAGTTGGTAGTACCAAATATCCGATATTTCTGCAGCATGTGCATGTGGCTGCAGGTTCGccatccttctttttttttgtcgttttCGTGAGGGTTTGCCACTCTGGCTGGGAATATTCATCTCCTTTGGTGTTGCTGCGAGATATTACCATGGTACCATTTGAGAGGGAGATCTTTAGATGTGCATCCACTGtagttaggtacctacatacTGCATACCAGTCTCATCAGATAGACTACCAAAGCAACAAAGACCCCCCAATACTGTgaaaacgaaaaaagggaaatCCCTTCATCCATCAAACCTTCCCTTGTTCACCAAATGTCTTCCAAGTCGGCACCATTTCCCTAAACCATGCCACCATTTCCGTTCTTTCCAGGTACCCAACCCCCCCTGGCCATACACATTGCTTTCCCGTGTCCCTTGGCATGTTTCCTGGTAGCAAACCCCGCGACCAACACCTGCTCGCGCCCTCTTGCCAGCGCCcagcacagcacagcacagcacagcacagcacagTTCAGCGAGAGCGAGAGCGGTTTAAACCGGCATGGAGGCCCCCTGAAACCTCATCTTTGGAGACGAGCCATGGCCGACGACCACCCCAGCCTTCAATCCAGATCCAGACCCTACTGTCCACAAGGCTATCAGCATGGCCTAGCAGCCGTGTGAAGGGGAGGTTCAGGGGGGGCTAAGCAagtaatcttttttttctcccgcGTGTCCAAACTCGtctaggaaaaaaaaagaacggcAAGAGGTAGGTTTGATGGCGGAATCGTAATATGCTTGTCGATCACGGGGGTGGAGTATGCAGGCCGTCGTTGCACTGCTGCACGCCCGTCAAAGTCACCCACATCACTGAAATTCAGGTTCCCGTCCCGTCGCGAAGGACCTTGcgtgctttttttgttttcttattgttcttttctttttcttttttatgtAGATCCGGCCCCCCGATCTCATCTTTCCCTCCTGGGCTTGCTTGCTTCacgtttgttgtttttttcttttttttttatctgagATGTGATAGCAGACGATCGATCGTTTCCCATCTCCTGCCAGTCTTGGCTTGCAAGCATCCCCCAAATCCCTCTATGTTGAGGAGCTCCAAGCTCGAACttgcacaaaaacaacaacaacaaaaacaacaagaaaGCGGCTAGCAGCTAGCAGCTAGCAGTCAAGACTCGAAAAAAAATGTCGTCGCGAGCCGAGGAGAGTAACACCGAGTGGCTGATGGGCGTCATGTGCACCTTTTATGCCCTCGCCATCTTCAGCGTCTGCCTGCGCATGTACACGCGCCTCGTGGTGGTCAAGTCGCCCGGCCTCGACGACTACTtcatggtggcggcggcggcgtgcgCAACCGTCGGCATGGCCACGCACGGCGTCCAGTCCCAGAACGGGATGGGCAAGCACTACGAGTTCATCACGCCGCCGATGCGCGTGGAGTACTCAAAGTTTGGCTTCTTCCAGAGCATCATCAACAACACGGGCGGCATCTCGATCCTCAAGGTCTCCATCGCCCTCTCGCTGCTCAAGCTGGGCGGGGGGAACAGGGCCTACACAAACACCCTCTACGCATTCCTCGCCCTGACCGCCGCCGTCACCATCTACGCCTGGTGCACCTTGATCTTCTTTTGCGACCCCGTCCACGGCTACTGGGACAAGACCATCAACCCCAAGTGCTATGACATTAAGCTCTTTGTCGTGTTTGGACTGGTCCACACCGCCGTCAACATGTTTACCGACGTCGCTTTTGCCCTGCTGCCAATCCCCATCATCTGGATGTtgcagatgaagaagaggaccAAGATCTATCTTTGCATTGTCCTGAGCCTGGGTCTGATGTAAGTTGTATCCCATGCGACAGCTCAACTTTTGTTAGCTCAGGCCCCCTCCTGActgttttttctctcttttttctagTGCTGTCGTCATGGGAGTCCTCAAGGCCACATACCAGATCAAACACGGCGGCGACCGAGACGTCGCCTTTATGCATGGCGTGCAGTTCTGGGCCTTGTAAGTATATGCCCATTCGCTGTTCCCCGAGCGCACCATTCTTTACCCCCTCACTGAAACCAGTTCACCTTTTCTAACCCCTGCCCACCCTTTGCTCTTTCAACAGCCTCCAGCTCAACACGGGCATTATAGCCGCCTGCGCCCCGACCCTCAAgcccctcctcggccgcaccCTACACCTCGGCAGCACCGCCAAGCCCCGGAGCTatggcaacagcagcagcgccatgTACTTTGACAGCAAGGGCAACAACAGGTCCCGGTCCAACAGGGGCTACATCAACCACACCGACAACGACGAGGTCGACATTGAGCTGAGCCGCACGAGCAGGCAGATACTGGGCGGAGGCGTCGGTTCGTTCCACGCCGGCGCCGTGGGCGGTGCCGAGGCCCtgaggcagcagcagcaacaacacggGGGCGGCTCGTCGTCGGCTTCCAAGGGTGCGGACTCGCAGAGTGAAGAGTTTATACTGCAGGGAACCGCAGAAGGTGGCATTCTGAGGACCACGGAAATATCGATACAGCGGTGAAAATCGGGTAGGACTGAAAATCATTCGACTTTGCATACGAGGTATGACTAATATCAAACAATTGTTAATGAGCTAGGAGGTTGGAGATCAGTGGCACCTCTATCTATTTACCTGTCTCCTTACCTGTCTCCCTACCTGTCTTCCTACCTGTCTTCCTACTTGTGTACCTACTTTATCCTTACCCTTATATAACCTAGATACCCACGTCATCACGCGAAAAAAGCATTTCGCTCAGTATGGTACATCTTTACGTGTTGGCCTAGTGCGAGTAATTTCGCCAAAAAGCAACTTGGCCCTGGACTACTGCTCAGCAAGAATCCAGTGAGAGTCACTGGCCTCGACCTGCAAATAACTACCGCAGGCACCGCGATTACATACAGAAGATCTGACTGATCTAGTGATAGAGCCACCGACTTCAAACAGGCAAGTCTGAAGTGCCATTGAAAGAAAGTCGTATCAGCTGCCCCATCCTTTGCGGAGAGATTAGCAAGCAGCAAGAATCCTATTGGAATGGGGCCGAGGGGATAACTGACATGAAGGGCGAGTTTGCAAAGGAACcgacctcgtcgtcttcttcgtcatcgtcatcataaGGGTATGGATCCCCGTCGTCTTCGTTGTATGCCTTGTCGTCATCACCATCCTCATCCTCTTCTCCCCTATCCCTCTTCACAAAGATCCCATCTCCCGCGACCCGCCAATCCGTCCCCGACATCTCGACGTACTGCGTCGCCAACTCCCACGCCTCCCGGTCCGCGCTGTCCCCGCTCTCAAACACGCGGAGCGAGTTCCAGTTCTCGCCCCACTGCCCGCCTAGTATGGCACCAATGATGAGCTGGTAGGCGCTGTTGCGCTCCGTCCAGAGGTCTGCCGGGTCGACGTTGCGCATCAGTGTCGAGTCGCCTAGCACGTCGTACCGGTCCTCGCGTGGCACGAGCTGCACAAACAGCCGATCGAGCACCGGTACGTTCCGCACCAGCGTCCCCACGTGAGTCGACAGAGGGAAGCCCGCCACGTACGACAGGTCCGTCACCGATCGCGGGAGGAGGGGCTGATCGTTAGGGTACCTCTCGCATCCGAGCAGCGCGCCAAGGATGGAGGGTGGACGCTTGAGGAAGAACTCGTACGAGGTGTAGACGCGCACCGAGAGTCCCTCGTTCAAAAGAAGTTTGGTCCAAGGGCGGGCGGTGAAGAGTGTGCAGGGAATGTGCTTGAGGACGGTCTTTGGAGATATACTCGGGTAGGGCGCAGACATTGGCCCTGGAGCGGGGTGTGTACTGCCGCTTGACACGGCTGTAGATTCCGACGATGATCCAGGCTTGGCTTGACTGCTTTCTCGAGACAGGGATAGGATGTGCAACTGAGGGCCGAAGCTCCATGAATCGCCGACATATATCGATCGGGCAAACAGGAGTGCCAGCATTCGCGGGGAAGTGATTATGGTGAAGCGAAGCGGGTTCACCAGCTCAAACACGGCGTCCCACAGCCAGTTGTAGTCTTGGTTGTATGTAGTCCACTCGGCCGAATCGCTGCTACTCCCGCGCGGCTGCTCTTGAGAACTCTCTGCTGCATCTGCGGACGCCACATTGTCTTCCACCGTCATCGAGAAAGTCCGGACATGGTATTGGAGATTATGGGAGCAGATGAATTCGAGTGTAGGAATGGAAGCCACTAGGTCGCCATCGTcttcgaggccgaggagtgCGTCGCGGGCGATGCGCCATTGAACGTGGCGAAACAACAAGGGGAGAACGGCGGCGCGCCAGCGTCTGTTGACCAGCGAGCAGGTCTTGAGCGCCCGACTTTCCACCTGGTCCTGTTCAGCGTCCGGCGGTGTCACATCCTGAAGACGGCCCTCGGAAAGTGGGGGAGAGTCGAGGAATCGTAGGGTGTGAGAGAGAAGTTCATTCGGAAGGTCCGACAAGGACGTCGGTGGGGTAATTTGCTGCGTCTCCATCATCTTGTACGTCAGGATTAGAGGTGAGTTGTATCGGAATGGAAACGGTCATGGCGATAAGGATCTCTGGAGGAAAGGTGTTGTTTAGTCGTTTTCGAACAAGACCGCTTGCAGAGACTAGAACAGACGGGAATGTAGGCCTGTGTTGGTTGGTAATGGGGGGGTACCTGGGTGGGAGATACCGGTAGTAATCATTTCATTGACCACAGGTACAGACGAAACGCGGGGGTGGAACCTAGTCGCGGAACCTTATCCTGTACCCGAGTGGGGCcgggcttcttctttttcttcttcgtctccttcACTGGGCACGTGAtacagaacaaaaagaagaagccaaTATGATGCCCTCTACCGTTACTTAAAGCCAACCACTATCTCTATCTCAAATATTTACGTGAACGCCGTACCTATATATGCTAAGGAGAATGCCGTATACTGTGTTATACTGCCCGATTGTACCCAAAACTCCTCAGATGCTTTAGTGTGAAGGATAAATGAAGCAGAACAAACTCTCGACCAACACCATCCACTGGCAGgcaacaaacaaaagcccAACCTGTTGTGAACAGCAGAGAACCCGAAGCAAATCTCTCCACCCGTGTAATGACCACCTCCTAATCCCCTTTCTATAATGTCTGCATATATGCAGAGTCTAAAGCCCTGTCATGTATTATGCACCGTGTACCAATCAAGAATAGGCAAATGTAGAAAACCACTCTAACCCGGTGACAAGGTGCTAATCGCGAACAGCAACCAGCTTTAGAGAACCATCGTGActgaaaacaaaataaacaaGAATCTAATCCAGAAATACGTCTCAGACATCTTCCTCGTActcatcctcctcttcttcctcctcgtcaCTCTCACTCCCGCTCATGTCTACCATCTTCTTCCtggcctcctcctcttccatCTCCCTGTAGCTGCTGTAACTGAGCATCAGGAACGCAACGACGATCAACCCGCCGCCCATGATCGCCGCCCCACCCAGAGGCTGCCGCTTGACGAACCAGTCAGCCAGCGCGACGGTGAAGATGGTGAGCAGACTGGCCACGCTGCTCAGCACGGGGCTGGTCAGGCTGATGAGCACCAGGAACGACCCGGCAAACGTCGCATTCATGACGACGCTGACAAACAGGTACCAGGCCACCCGACCCGTCGGCAGCTCAAACGTTTCCAGCCCCGTGATGTGCAGCAGCGGAAGCGGGATCCACAGCACGCTCAGCGTGAACAGACCAATCAGCGACCCGAAAGTGTTGGCAAAGATCATACCGCGGTTGGGCGAGCAACCGTCCGGTGGGCACGCAAATCGCTTGTACAGAACTTCGTACAGACCGTAGAGGACCGAGCCGGCACCGATGACAACGTTGCCGATGAACCGCGTCGCAGGATCTGATGAGCCGCCGCCCATGGCCCGCGAGGACAGGGCATgcccgccgacctcgacctcGCCCGGCGGCGAGACAGGCGGCGAGGCAGGTGGCGGCGGGGTGCTGACGCCGTTGCCATCGCCGTAGGCCACGACCAGCACGCCGGCGATGGCgatggcgacggcgacgctCTTGCCCAGCCGCAGCTTC from Pyricularia oryzae 70-15 chromosome 4, whole genome shotgun sequence includes these protein-coding regions:
- a CDS encoding F-box domain-containing protein, variant produces the protein MMETQQITPPTSLSDLPNELLSHTLRFLDSPPLSEGRLQDVTPPDAEQDQVESRALKTCSLVNRRWRAAVLPLLFRHVQWRIARDALLGLEDDGDLVASIPTLEFICSHNLQYHVRTFSMTVEDNVASADAAESSQEQPRGSSSDSAEWTTYNQDYNWLWDAVFELVNPLRFTIITSPRMLALLFARSIYVGDSWSFGPQLHILSLSRESSQAKPGSSSESTAVSSGSTHPAPGPMSAPYPSISPKTVLKHIPCTLFTARPWTKLLLNEGLSVRVYTSYEFFLKRPPSILGALLGCERYPNDQPLLPRSVTDLSYVAGFPLSTHVGTLVRNVPVLDRLFVQLVPREDRYDVLGDSTLMRNVDPADLWTERNSAYQLIIGAILGGQWGENWNSLRVFESGDSADREAWELATQYVEMSGTDWRVAGDGIFVKRDRGEEDEDGDDDKAYNEDDGDPYPYDDDDEEDDEVGSFANSPFMSVIPSAPFQ
- a CDS encoding F-box domain-containing protein — encoded protein: MMETQQITPPTSLSDLPNELLSHTLRFLDSPPLSEGRLQDVTPPDAEQDQVESRALKTCSLVNRRWRAAVLPLLFRHVQWRIARDALLGLEDDGDLVASIPTLEFICSHNLQYHVRTFSMTVEDNVASADAAESSQEQPRGSSSDSAEWTTYNQDYNWLWDAVFELVNPLRFTIITSPRMLALLFARSIYVGDSWSFGPQLHILSLSRESSQAKPGSSSESTAVSSGSTHPAPGPMSAPYPSISPKTVLKHIPCTLFTARPWTKLLLNEGLSVRVYTSYEFFLKRPPSILGALLGCERYPNDQPLLPRSVTDLSYVAGFPLSTHVGTLVRNVPVLDRLFVQLVPREDRYDVLGDSTLMRNVDPADLWTERNSAYQLIIGAILGGQWGENWNSLRVFESGDSADREAWELATQYVEMSGTDWRVAGDGIFVKRDRGEEDEDGDDDKAYNEDDGDPYPYDDDDEEDDEVGSFANSPFMMGQLIRLSFNGTSDLPV